One window from the genome of Eucalyptus grandis isolate ANBG69807.140 chromosome 7, ASM1654582v1, whole genome shotgun sequence encodes:
- the LOC104454186 gene encoding uncharacterized protein LOC104454186, giving the protein MGLEALQAAKVYRHLLKAVKRHIGKEETKKHFAEYVTEEFRKNCVLSDPSSIQQKIKLAKDYTYLLNSVHHHMDLLFSYNIAVDRTEEMKRVLGKSASSVGLRLPEVYQP; this is encoded by the exons ATGGGTTTGGAAGCCTTGCAGGCGGCTAAGGTGTATCGCCATCTCCTCAAGGCTGTCAAAAGGCACATAGGCAAGGAAGAAACGAAGAAACATTTTGCAGAATATGTGACTGAAGAATTTCGGAAGAACTGCGTTCTCTCGGACCCCTCATCTATCCAACAGAAAATTAAGCTTGCAAAGGATTATACGTACCTCCTTAATAGCGTGCACCATCACATG GACCTGCTGTTCTCCTACAACATTGCTGTGGACAGAAcagaagagatgaaaagagTACTAGGAAAATCAGCTTCCAGTGTGGGCCTCAGGCTCCCCGAGGTTTACCAGCCCTAG